The proteins below come from a single Crossiella sp. CA-258035 genomic window:
- a CDS encoding ABC-2 family transporter protein has product MRSPAALYARMIGAGFRRYSSYRGATLAGLGTNLVFGLLRVSVLFAVLDGRREVAGYDAARSSTYVWFGQGLLATVVLWGQHQIGERVRTGDVVVDLSRPWNLQLVLLAEDLGRAGYAFLTRFLPPVVFGALFFPFLWPAHGLTWPLFALSLGLSVAVSFGARFLLGLSAFWLLDNRGPVSLYGMSAGILGGLIVPLAFFPDWLQTVLWLTPFPALVQAPIDVFTEAGPPLAPLAHQLVWLGILYLGGRLALRGAVRKVVVQGG; this is encoded by the coding sequence GTGCGCTCTCCGGCCGCCCTCTACGCGCGCATGATCGGCGCGGGCTTCCGTCGCTACTCCTCCTACCGCGGGGCCACCCTGGCCGGCCTAGGCACCAACCTGGTCTTCGGGCTGCTCCGGGTCTCCGTGCTCTTCGCCGTGCTCGACGGGCGGCGCGAGGTCGCCGGGTACGACGCGGCCCGCTCCTCCACCTACGTGTGGTTCGGCCAGGGCCTGCTGGCCACGGTCGTGCTGTGGGGCCAGCACCAGATCGGCGAGCGGGTGCGCACCGGCGACGTCGTGGTGGACCTGTCCCGGCCGTGGAACCTGCAGCTGGTCCTGCTCGCCGAGGACCTCGGCCGGGCCGGGTACGCCTTCCTCACCCGGTTCCTGCCGCCGGTGGTCTTCGGCGCGCTGTTCTTCCCGTTCCTGTGGCCCGCGCACGGCCTGACCTGGCCGCTGTTCGCGCTGAGCCTCGGGCTGAGCGTGGCGGTCAGCTTCGGCGCCCGGTTCCTGCTGGGGCTCAGCGCGTTCTGGCTGCTGGACAACCGGGGCCCGGTCTCCCTCTACGGCATGTCCGCCGGGATCCTCGGCGGGCTGATCGTGCCGCTGGCCTTCTTCCCGGACTGGTTGCAGACCGTGCTCTGGCTGACCCCGTTCCCCGCGCTGGTGCAGGCCCCGATCGACGTGTTCACCGAGGCCGGTCCGCCGCTGGCACCGCTGGCGCACCAGCTGGTCTGGCTCGGCATCCTCTACCTCGGCGGTCGGCTGGCCCTGCGCGGCGCGGTGCGCAAGGTGGTGGTGCAGGGTGGCTAG
- a CDS encoding YdeI/OmpD-associated family protein: MKFSTTVVLGGKTATGLQVPDEVVEALGAGKRPAVLVTVGGHTYRSTVAAMGGEFWLPLSAENRTAAGVAAGDQVEVTVALDSAPRTVELPEDFAAALAAEPAAAEFFHGISYSNQRWHVLNVDGAKTEETRARRIAKSVAMLKEGRAR, encoded by the coding sequence ATGAAGTTCTCGACCACGGTCGTGCTCGGCGGCAAGACCGCGACCGGGCTCCAGGTCCCCGATGAGGTGGTGGAGGCGCTGGGGGCGGGCAAGCGGCCCGCCGTGCTGGTCACCGTCGGCGGGCACACCTACCGCAGCACGGTGGCGGCGATGGGCGGGGAGTTCTGGCTGCCGCTGAGCGCGGAGAACCGCACCGCGGCCGGGGTCGCCGCTGGTGATCAGGTCGAGGTGACGGTGGCGCTGGACAGCGCGCCGCGCACCGTGGAGCTGCCCGAGGACTTCGCCGCCGCGCTGGCCGCCGAGCCGGCCGCGGCCGAGTTCTTCCACGGCATCTCCTACAGCAACCAGCGCTGGCACGTGCTCAACGTGGACGGCGCGAAGACCGAGGAGACCAGGGCGCGGCGGATCGCGAAGTCGGTGGCGATGCTCAAGGAGGGCAGGGCGCGCTGA
- a CDS encoding alcohol dehydrogenase catalytic domain-containing protein — translation MATAPSTTYRAVTALGSQEFALVNREVREPGPGEVRLRAQACGVCHTDALAVEGTRAEPIVPGHEVVGVIEAVGAGVRSWRVGERVGVGFLGGHCGECESCRRGDFVTCADQPRTGLSADGGYAEVVYARASGLARIPAELSAVEAAPLLCAGLTTYSALARLDARPGALVAVQGIGGLGHLGLQHARALGYRVAAIARGTDKAALAAELGAEHYIDSRAEDPGEALQRLGGAAAIIATASSGASMSPLVTGLAPRGELIVVGAAPDPITARTADLIFGMRRISGSLTGSSIENEDNLRFSARSGVRAMTEVLPLSETAKAYQHMLSGKARFRVVLDLTA, via the coding sequence ATGGCGACCGCACCCAGCACCACCTACCGAGCCGTCACCGCGCTCGGCTCCCAAGAGTTCGCGCTGGTCAACCGGGAGGTGCGGGAGCCAGGTCCCGGCGAGGTGCGGCTGCGCGCGCAAGCCTGCGGGGTCTGCCACACCGACGCGCTGGCGGTCGAGGGGACCAGGGCGGAGCCGATCGTGCCGGGGCACGAGGTGGTCGGCGTGATCGAGGCGGTCGGCGCCGGGGTGCGCAGCTGGCGGGTCGGCGAGCGGGTCGGCGTGGGCTTCCTCGGCGGGCACTGCGGCGAGTGCGAGTCCTGCCGCAGGGGTGACTTCGTGACCTGCGCGGACCAGCCGCGGACCGGGCTGAGCGCGGACGGCGGCTACGCCGAGGTGGTCTACGCGCGGGCCTCCGGACTGGCCCGGATCCCGGCGGAGTTGTCAGCCGTGGAGGCCGCGCCGCTGCTGTGTGCCGGCCTGACCACCTACAGCGCGCTGGCCCGCCTCGACGCCCGGCCCGGCGCGCTGGTCGCGGTGCAGGGCATCGGCGGCCTTGGTCACCTGGGACTTCAGCACGCCCGCGCGCTCGGCTACCGGGTCGCCGCGATCGCCCGCGGCACGGACAAGGCGGCCCTGGCCGCCGAACTGGGCGCGGAGCACTACATCGACAGCCGCGCCGAGGACCCCGGCGAGGCCCTGCAGCGGCTCGGCGGCGCGGCGGCGATCATCGCCACCGCTTCCAGTGGTGCCTCGATGTCACCGCTGGTCACCGGCCTCGCCCCGCGCGGCGAACTGATCGTGGTCGGCGCCGCGCCGGACCCGATCACGGCGCGGACCGCGGACCTGATCTTCGGCATGCGGCGGATCAGCGGCAGCTTGACCGGTTCGTCGATCGAGAACGAGGACAACCTGCGGTTCAGCGCGCGCAGCGGCGTCCGCGCGATGACCGAGGTGCTGCCGCTGAGCGAGACGGCCAAGGCCTACCAGCACATGCTCTCCGGCAAGGCCCGGTTCCGCGTGGTGCTGGACCTGACCGCCTAG
- a CDS encoding TetR/AcrR family transcriptional regulator, translated as MPRPSVRELIVETALSEFHRKGFSACSVEAITRAAGVPKGSFYNHFRSKEELGVEVIGRYAGNPDWYRDPKSDAPPLERLRARLVVMRDVMADNEFTKGCLIGNMGSEQADHSASIRAEVDASLASWSDVIAQTIREGQADGTARAGLDPDRTARFVLNAWQGTLLRAKAVKSEQPFDDFFAMVFDDLLAPSRG; from the coding sequence ATGCCACGCCCCAGCGTCCGCGAACTCATCGTCGAGACCGCCCTCTCCGAGTTCCACCGCAAAGGCTTCTCCGCCTGCTCCGTCGAGGCCATCACCCGCGCCGCGGGCGTCCCCAAGGGCTCCTTCTACAACCACTTCCGCAGCAAGGAAGAACTCGGCGTCGAGGTGATCGGCCGGTATGCCGGCAATCCCGACTGGTACCGCGACCCGAAGTCCGACGCGCCGCCGCTGGAGCGGCTGCGGGCGCGGTTGGTGGTGATGCGGGATGTCATGGCGGACAACGAGTTCACCAAGGGCTGCCTGATCGGCAACATGGGTTCCGAGCAGGCTGACCACAGCGCGTCGATCCGGGCCGAGGTGGACGCCAGCCTCGCCTCCTGGTCGGACGTGATCGCCCAGACCATCCGGGAGGGGCAGGCCGACGGCACCGCCAGGGCCGGGCTGGACCCGGACCGGACGGCCCGTTTTGTGCTGAACGCGTGGCAGGGCACGTTGCTGCGGGCGAAGGCGGTCAAGTCGGAGCAGCCGTTCGACGACTTCTTCGCCATGGTGTTCGACGACCTGCTCGCCCCGAGCCGGGGCTAG
- a CDS encoding medium chain dehydrogenase/reductase family protein gives MTRVREIVVVAKGGPVEVRERIAAAPAAGSALIEVEASGVAFADVHMLHGTYPAQPKFPFTPGYELVGKVRQVGEGVPAQLVGRRVAALTVTGGWRSFAEVPAKSLVPVPEEIAGPVAAAVVLNGITAYQLAHQVAKISAGQTVLVHGASGGVGSLLVQLALNAGARVLGTASAAKHPAVRELGAEPIDYRGDVVARVRELAPGGVDVVFDHLGAGSYARSWNLLARNGIVVGYGSASTYDRPGNRFLPYLPLLGRVLGYRLRGLLGAANGRRASFYGIRPDMKARATLVAVFELVRSGQLEVPIAEQLPLVEAGAALEKMISGRGVGKIVLIP, from the coding sequence GTGACACGGGTTCGCGAGATCGTGGTGGTTGCCAAGGGCGGGCCGGTTGAGGTGCGGGAACGCATCGCGGCGGCCCCGGCGGCCGGATCGGCGCTGATCGAGGTGGAGGCGAGCGGGGTGGCCTTCGCGGACGTGCACATGCTGCACGGCACCTACCCCGCGCAGCCCAAGTTCCCGTTCACCCCGGGCTACGAACTGGTCGGCAAGGTACGGCAGGTCGGCGAGGGCGTGCCCGCGCAGCTGGTGGGCAGGCGGGTGGCCGCGCTGACCGTCACCGGTGGCTGGCGCAGCTTCGCCGAGGTGCCGGCCAAGTCGCTGGTGCCGGTGCCGGAGGAGATCGCCGGTCCGGTCGCAGCGGCCGTGGTGCTCAACGGGATCACCGCGTACCAGCTGGCGCACCAGGTGGCCAAGATCAGCGCCGGGCAGACCGTGCTGGTGCACGGCGCCAGCGGCGGGGTGGGCTCGCTGCTGGTCCAGCTCGCGCTCAACGCGGGCGCCAGGGTGCTGGGCACCGCATCGGCGGCCAAGCACCCGGCCGTGCGCGAGCTGGGCGCCGAGCCGATCGACTACCGCGGCGACGTGGTCGCGCGGGTGCGCGAGCTGGCGCCGGGCGGGGTGGACGTGGTGTTCGACCACCTGGGCGCGGGCAGCTACGCGCGGAGCTGGAACCTGTTGGCGCGCAACGGGATCGTCGTCGGCTACGGCTCCGCGAGCACCTACGACCGGCCCGGCAACCGGTTCCTGCCGTACCTGCCGCTCCTCGGCCGCGTCCTCGGCTACCGGCTGCGCGGGCTGCTCGGCGCGGCCAACGGGCGGCGGGCGAGCTTCTACGGCATCCGGCCGGACATGAAGGCCAGGGCGACCCTGGTCGCGGTGTTCGAGCTGGTCCGCAGCGGCCAGCTGGAGGTGCCGATCGCCGAGCAGCTGCCACTGGTGGAAGCCGGGGCCGCGCTGGAGAAGATGATCAGCGGCCGGGGTGTCGGCAAGATCGTGCTGATCCCGTAA
- a CDS encoding SGNH/GDSL hydrolase family protein gives MARFLLVAGLVATMALPAASSLATAAPTAVQRYVALGDSFASVGTITNIHLDPVGCARSKDNYPAQLAARLKPKTFVDRSCGAAKTPDMTAPQTVPLGVNPPQFDSLTPDTDLVTLSIGGNDIGFGEIVLTCATLSVTDPGGAPCKKHFTKDGDEINRRIADLGPKVTKVLEGIKSRSPKARIAVVGYLRILPPTKGCWPLVPIAAGDVAYFEQVQAHLNTSIGSWSAKVGATFVNPGLVTGHDVCQLPGVKWVEGLIPTSLSVPVHPNAKGQEYVAGLTAAALR, from the coding sequence ATGGCTCGGTTCCTGCTCGTGGCCGGTCTGGTCGCGACGATGGCACTGCCCGCCGCGTCGTCCCTCGCAACGGCCGCGCCGACCGCCGTCCAGCGCTACGTGGCCCTGGGCGACTCCTTCGCCTCCGTCGGCACCATCACCAACATCCACCTCGACCCCGTGGGCTGCGCGCGGTCCAAGGACAACTACCCGGCCCAGCTGGCCGCCCGCCTCAAGCCCAAGACCTTCGTCGACCGCAGCTGCGGCGCCGCCAAGACCCCCGACATGACCGCGCCCCAGACCGTCCCCCTCGGCGTCAACCCGCCGCAGTTCGACTCCCTCACCCCCGACACCGACCTGGTCACCCTGTCCATCGGCGGCAACGACATCGGCTTCGGCGAGATCGTGCTGACCTGCGCCACCCTGAGCGTCACCGACCCCGGCGGCGCGCCCTGCAAGAAGCACTTCACCAAGGACGGCGACGAGATCAACCGCCGCATCGCCGACCTGGGCCCCAAGGTCACCAAGGTGCTGGAGGGCATCAAGTCCAGGTCTCCCAAGGCCCGCATCGCGGTGGTCGGCTACCTGCGCATCCTGCCGCCCACCAAGGGCTGCTGGCCCCTCGTGCCCATCGCCGCGGGCGACGTGGCCTACTTCGAGCAGGTGCAGGCCCACCTGAACACCAGCATCGGCAGCTGGTCGGCCAAGGTCGGCGCCACCTTCGTCAACCCGGGCCTGGTGACCGGGCACGACGTGTGCCAGCTGCCGGGCGTGAAGTGGGTGGAGGGCCTGATCCCGACCTCGCTGTCGGTCCCGGTGCACCCCAACGCCAAGGGCCAGGAGTACGTGGCCGGCCTGACCGCCGCCGCCCTGCGCTGA
- a CDS encoding SH3 domain-containing protein encodes MFMIRPVLLVGAAAAGLFVLSFGSDAQGDKPADGQPRCEFQVQADLLNVRSGPGPEHKVVTRLRKDALTGGHGETKDGFRKLADDRWAATEFLKPDSRNTCQ; translated from the coding sequence GTGTTCATGATCCGTCCGGTGCTGCTGGTCGGCGCCGCCGCCGCTGGCCTGTTCGTGCTGTCCTTCGGCAGCGACGCCCAGGGCGACAAGCCGGCCGACGGCCAGCCCCGTTGCGAGTTCCAGGTCCAGGCTGACCTGCTCAACGTCCGTTCCGGCCCCGGCCCCGAGCACAAGGTGGTCACCCGCCTGCGCAAGGACGCCCTCACCGGCGGCCACGGCGAGACCAAGGACGGCTTCCGCAAACTCGCCGACGACCGCTGGGCCGCCACCGAGTTCCTGAAACCGGACTCCCGCAACACCTGCCAGTGA
- a CDS encoding monodechloroaminopyrrolnitrin synthase PrnB family protein: MTTATDRLDQWIRTEFADLNTELEQRYFAARTEILLGDPDIDRLKHTIVTRGAALIAELDPVDSYDLLGLVGFYLGACRRHETGTDAELVPAHAAANRIGLALGVAPRYVFAHQSLHNLAGRAGYRTFTTLPDERVFIEYNGLSVLAYQRAATALRRIPTLGVGNPLAGYLLAEAHSALLDVLRFNQSLAKELDVDRFFFNIRPYFKSYRVNGIDYRGANAGDFAAVNEIDLLLGLCRPQDPFYQQILSEKAPYLPPEDQPLLRAAMTQQPLLTAFLRESAAPMPAQLRANTELFLDVCRAHAAAYTYHHHQLVKPFLEVPAQHAPPSRQDGLTASGPPLAVVIEGLARLADLRAARDRPGLSTARADLDLLRERCG; this comes from the coding sequence GTGACCACCGCAACGGATCGACTGGATCAGTGGATCCGGACGGAGTTCGCCGACCTCAACACCGAGCTGGAGCAGCGGTACTTCGCCGCCCGCACCGAGATCCTGCTCGGTGACCCTGACATCGACCGCCTGAAGCACACGATCGTGACCCGCGGCGCCGCGCTGATCGCCGAGCTGGACCCGGTGGACAGCTACGACCTGCTCGGCCTGGTCGGCTTCTACCTGGGCGCCTGCCGCCGCCACGAGACCGGCACGGACGCGGAACTGGTCCCCGCGCACGCCGCGGCCAACCGGATCGGCCTGGCCCTCGGCGTCGCGCCGCGGTACGTCTTCGCGCACCAGTCGCTGCACAACCTGGCCGGTCGCGCGGGCTACCGCACCTTCACCACGCTGCCGGACGAACGCGTCTTCATCGAGTACAACGGTCTGTCCGTGCTGGCCTACCAGCGCGCCGCCACCGCGCTGCGCCGCATCCCGACCCTGGGCGTCGGCAACCCGCTGGCCGGCTACCTGCTGGCCGAGGCGCACAGCGCGCTGCTGGACGTGCTGCGGTTCAACCAGAGCCTGGCCAAGGAACTGGACGTGGACCGGTTCTTCTTCAACATCCGCCCGTACTTCAAGTCCTACCGGGTCAACGGCATCGACTACCGCGGCGCCAACGCCGGTGACTTCGCCGCGGTGAACGAGATCGACCTGCTGCTGGGCCTGTGCCGCCCCCAGGACCCGTTCTACCAGCAAATCCTCAGCGAGAAGGCGCCGTACCTGCCGCCGGAGGACCAGCCGCTGCTGCGTGCCGCGATGACCCAGCAGCCGCTGCTGACCGCCTTCCTCCGCGAGTCCGCCGCGCCGATGCCCGCCCAGCTGCGCGCCAACACCGAGCTCTTCCTCGACGTCTGCCGGGCGCACGCGGCCGCCTACACCTATCACCACCACCAGCTGGTCAAACCGTTCCTGGAGGTCCCGGCCCAGCACGCCCCGCCCAGTCGCCAGGACGGCCTGACCGCCAGCGGCCCACCGCTGGCGGTGGTCATCGAGGGCCTGGCCCGGCTCGCGGACCTGCGCGCGGCCAGGGACCGCCCAGGCCTGAGCACCGCCCGCGCCGACCTGGACCTGCTGCGCGAGCGCTGCGGCTAA
- a CDS encoding NADP-dependent isocitrate dehydrogenase gives MGKIKVHGTVVELDGDEMTRIIWQFIKDKLIHPYLDVNLEYYDLGIEHRDATDDQVTIDSANAIKKHGVGVKCATITPDEARVEEFGLKKMWRSPNGTIRNILGGVVFREPIIISNIPRLVPTWTKPIIIGRHAHGDQYKASDFKVPGPGTVTITYTPADGSEPVEIEVAQFPEGGGVAMGMYNFRKSIEDFARASLSYGLLRNYPVYMSTKNTILKAYDGMFKDVFEEVFQAEFKAEFDAKGLTYEHRLIDDMVAAAMKWEGGYVWACKNYDGDVQSDTVAQGFGSLGLMTSVLMTPDGKTVEAEAAHGTVTRHFRQHQAGKPTSTNPIASIFAWTGGLKHRGKLDGTPEVTGFAETLEQVIINTVESGRMTKDLALLISKDQEWQTTEDFLATLDENLQKKMAG, from the coding sequence ATGGGCAAGATCAAGGTTCACGGGACCGTCGTCGAGCTCGATGGCGACGAGATGACCCGCATCATCTGGCAGTTCATCAAGGACAAGCTGATTCACCCGTATCTCGACGTCAACCTCGAGTACTACGACCTCGGCATCGAGCACCGCGACGCCACCGACGACCAGGTGACGATCGACTCGGCCAACGCCATCAAGAAGCACGGCGTCGGCGTGAAGTGCGCCACCATCACCCCCGACGAGGCCCGCGTCGAGGAGTTCGGCCTGAAGAAGATGTGGCGGAGCCCGAACGGGACCATCCGCAACATCCTCGGCGGCGTCGTCTTCCGCGAGCCGATCATCATCTCCAACATCCCCCGCCTGGTGCCCACCTGGACCAAGCCGATCATCATCGGCCGTCACGCCCACGGTGACCAGTACAAGGCCAGCGACTTCAAGGTCCCCGGCCCCGGCACCGTCACCATCACCTACACCCCGGCCGACGGCTCCGAGCCGGTCGAGATCGAGGTGGCGCAGTTCCCCGAGGGCGGCGGCGTCGCCATGGGGATGTACAACTTCCGCAAGTCCATCGAGGACTTCGCCCGCGCCTCGCTGTCCTACGGGCTGCTGCGCAACTACCCGGTCTACATGTCGACCAAGAACACGATCCTCAAGGCCTACGACGGCATGTTCAAGGACGTGTTCGAGGAGGTCTTCCAGGCCGAGTTCAAGGCCGAGTTCGACGCCAAGGGCCTGACCTACGAGCACCGCCTCATCGACGACATGGTCGCCGCGGCCATGAAGTGGGAGGGCGGCTACGTCTGGGCGTGCAAGAACTACGACGGTGACGTGCAGTCCGACACCGTGGCGCAGGGCTTCGGCTCGCTGGGCCTGATGACCTCGGTGCTGATGACCCCGGACGGCAAGACCGTCGAGGCCGAGGCCGCGCACGGCACCGTGACCAGGCACTTCCGCCAGCACCAGGCCGGCAAGCCGACCTCCACGAACCCGATCGCCTCGATCTTCGCGTGGACCGGTGGCCTGAAGCACCGCGGCAAGCTGGACGGCACCCCCGAGGTCACCGGCTTCGCCGAGACCCTGGAGCAGGTCATCATCAACACGGTCGAGAGCGGCCGGATGACCAAGGACCTGGCGCTGCTGATCAGCAAGGACCAGGAGTGGCAGACCACCGAGGACTTCCTCGCCACCCTGGACGAGAACCTGCAGAAGAAGATGGCCGGCTGA
- a CDS encoding metal-dependent hydrolase: MSTGPTHAISGTAAWGAVVVGFGAYDLGHFTPQTVVVGAIMASGAALLPDLDHPGSTVSRTFGPISKAASKAINTVSHAVYRGTRTKKDSNRDGGHRGLTHTVVFALLAGIGTTAVVQATNRWALPILLFFFCGLAVRGLMHKWCPKRDAWAISGSSALLTILCWSWAQTGPEQAPALGIAVIAGCVAHYIGDAITEQGCPMLWPVPIMGKLWFPVAPPKILRMKTGGKVELSLILPALTIAAVWLSAAALQRAGAVPWLDWDLLPGGWSSVPPVAAG; this comes from the coding sequence ATGTCGACGGGGCCGACGCACGCGATCAGTGGGACCGCGGCCTGGGGGGCGGTGGTGGTCGGCTTCGGCGCCTACGACCTCGGCCACTTCACCCCGCAGACCGTGGTGGTGGGGGCCATCATGGCCTCGGGAGCAGCGCTGTTGCCGGACCTGGACCACCCGGGCTCCACCGTGTCCCGCACCTTCGGGCCGATCAGCAAGGCCGCCTCCAAGGCGATCAACACGGTCAGTCACGCCGTGTACCGGGGAACCCGGACGAAGAAGGACTCGAACCGGGACGGCGGGCACCGCGGCCTGACCCACACCGTGGTCTTCGCGCTGCTGGCCGGTATCGGCACCACCGCGGTGGTGCAGGCGACCAACCGCTGGGCGCTGCCCATCCTGCTGTTCTTCTTCTGCGGCCTGGCCGTGCGCGGGCTGATGCACAAGTGGTGCCCGAAGCGGGACGCCTGGGCGATCAGCGGCTCCTCCGCGCTGCTGACCATCCTGTGCTGGTCCTGGGCGCAGACCGGGCCGGAACAGGCCCCCGCGCTGGGCATCGCGGTGATCGCGGGCTGCGTGGCGCACTACATCGGGGACGCGATCACCGAGCAGGGCTGTCCGATGCTGTGGCCGGTGCCGATCATGGGCAAGCTGTGGTTCCCGGTGGCGCCGCCGAAGATCCTGCGGATGAAGACCGGCGGCAAGGTCGAGCTGAGCCTGATCCTGCCCGCGCTGACCATCGCCGCGGTGTGGCTGTCCGCGGCCGCGTTGCAGCGGGCAGGCGCGGTGCCCTGGCTGGACTGGGACCTGCTGCCCGGCGGCTGGTCCTCGGTGCCGCCCGTCGCGGCGGGCTGA
- a CDS encoding DUF72 domain-containing protein yields the protein MGAIRVGTAGWSDSSLIATGWYPPGVYTPEQRLRCYAERFDFVEVNSTYYGLPRTSVTKAWAERTPDGFVFNVKAFSLLTRHRTPVAMLPPELRPAGPREVRPGDLEPELFDQVWQRFLDELDPLVAAGKLGLLLFQFPPYFRPGERARAYLAECARRVAPLRMCAEFRNPAWLSEEERDGTLDFLARHGIAYVCVDMTQGLPGSVPPVTAVTAPEAVLRLHGRSPEWEWGDKLARYRYRYDDTELADWAERVRDLAARAETTFVVFNNCSGDSAHVNAARFRDLVPAEAR from the coding sequence GTGGGAGCCATACGGGTTGGTACGGCGGGCTGGTCCGACTCCTCGCTGATCGCGACGGGCTGGTACCCGCCGGGGGTGTACACGCCGGAGCAGCGGTTGCGTTGCTACGCGGAGCGTTTCGACTTCGTGGAGGTCAACTCGACCTACTACGGACTGCCTCGAACTTCGGTCACCAAGGCTTGGGCGGAGCGCACGCCGGACGGATTTGTCTTCAACGTCAAGGCTTTCAGCCTGCTGACCCGGCACCGGACACCGGTGGCCATGCTGCCGCCGGAGCTGCGGCCGGCCGGTCCGCGCGAGGTGCGGCCGGGCGACCTGGAACCGGAGCTGTTCGACCAGGTGTGGCAGCGGTTCCTCGATGAGCTGGATCCGTTGGTGGCAGCCGGAAAGCTGGGTCTGCTGCTGTTCCAGTTCCCGCCCTACTTCCGGCCGGGCGAGCGGGCGCGGGCCTACCTGGCCGAGTGCGCGCGGCGGGTGGCGCCGTTGCGGATGTGCGCCGAGTTTCGGAATCCGGCCTGGCTGAGCGAGGAGGAGCGGGACGGCACGCTGGACTTCCTTGCCAGGCACGGGATCGCGTACGTGTGCGTGGACATGACGCAGGGCCTGCCCGGCTCGGTGCCTCCGGTGACGGCGGTGACCGCGCCGGAAGCCGTGCTGCGGTTGCACGGGCGGAGCCCTGAGTGGGAGTGGGGCGACAAGCTGGCGCGGTACCGGTACCGCTACGACGACACCGAGCTGGCGGACTGGGCCGAGCGGGTGCGGGACCTGGCGGCGCGGGCGGAGACCACGTTCGTGGTGTTCAACAACTGTTCCGGCGACAGCGCGCACGTGAACGCGGCCCGGTTCCGCGACCTGGTGCCCGCCGAGGCGCGTTAG